The following coding sequences lie in one Stenotrophomonas rhizophila genomic window:
- a CDS encoding M28 family metallopeptidase, protein MRMLLLSSCLFVGGLAHAANDLPGGGIDPQALSRHVRILASDDFEGRAPATPGEERTVQYLIEEFKKYGLQPGGVDGSWVQPVPMVRAQVEGPVRAQLRQKGSTRTLANGEDVTLQSLRPQQAVAIKDAPLVFVGYGIDAPERQWNDYKDVDLHGKIAVVLINDADFEADQPGAFDGKAVTYYGRWTYKFEEAARRGAQGVLIVHETAPAAYGWATVKSSGTSPLFDIERTPEQALAQHVPVRGWMQRSLAEQLFRDAGLDFDAEKRKAMTPAFKPVALGDARLSVDFKLKREQVITRNVVAKLPGGAHADEAVIFSAHWDAFGIGQPDAKGDRIRRGAIDNATGVATVLELGRVFAAGPQPQRTLYFVALTAEEKGLLGASYYAAHPLAPLDKTAAVLNIEMFSPDGPTRDIASWGKGRVSLEGDLERVAKARGRSYSPDPNLEAGFFYRADHFAFARLGVPAITIGPGLDMTDGGVEKGRELRDAYFAACYHQACDAWTPTWDASGHAADTLLVYDLGAELANSRRWPHWEEGSEFRKVREQSEASRR, encoded by the coding sequence ATGCGCATGTTGCTGCTGTCGTCCTGCCTGTTCGTAGGTGGCTTGGCCCACGCGGCCAATGACCTGCCCGGCGGCGGCATCGACCCGCAGGCACTGTCGCGGCACGTGCGCATCCTGGCCTCGGACGACTTCGAAGGCCGCGCCCCGGCGACGCCGGGCGAAGAGCGCACGGTTCAGTACCTGATTGAAGAATTCAAGAAGTACGGCCTGCAGCCCGGCGGCGTGGACGGCAGCTGGGTGCAGCCGGTGCCGATGGTGCGCGCCCAGGTCGAGGGCCCGGTGCGTGCACAGCTGCGCCAGAAGGGCAGCACGCGCACCCTGGCCAATGGCGAGGACGTGACCCTGCAGAGCCTGCGCCCGCAGCAGGCGGTGGCCATCAAGGACGCACCGCTGGTGTTCGTCGGTTACGGCATCGACGCACCCGAGCGGCAGTGGAACGACTACAAGGACGTGGACCTGCACGGCAAGATCGCCGTGGTGCTGATCAACGATGCCGACTTCGAGGCCGACCAGCCCGGCGCGTTCGATGGCAAGGCGGTGACCTACTACGGCCGCTGGACCTACAAGTTCGAAGAGGCCGCCCGCCGGGGCGCGCAGGGCGTGCTGATCGTGCATGAAACCGCGCCGGCCGCGTATGGCTGGGCCACGGTGAAGAGCTCGGGCACCTCGCCGCTGTTCGACATCGAGCGCACCCCCGAGCAGGCGCTGGCCCAGCACGTGCCGGTGCGCGGCTGGATGCAGCGCAGCCTGGCCGAGCAGTTGTTCCGCGACGCCGGCCTGGATTTCGACGCCGAAAAGCGCAAGGCCATGACCCCGGCGTTCAAGCCGGTGGCACTGGGCGACGCGCGCCTGTCGGTGGACTTCAAGCTCAAACGCGAGCAGGTCATCACCCGCAACGTGGTGGCCAAGCTGCCCGGCGGCGCGCATGCCGATGAAGCGGTGATCTTCTCCGCGCATTGGGACGCGTTCGGTATCGGCCAGCCCGATGCCAAGGGCGACCGCATCCGTCGCGGCGCGATCGACAACGCCACCGGCGTGGCCACCGTGCTGGAGCTGGGCCGCGTGTTCGCCGCCGGCCCGCAACCGCAGCGCACGCTGTACTTCGTGGCGCTGACCGCTGAAGAGAAGGGCCTGCTCGGCGCCAGCTATTACGCCGCGCACCCGCTCGCCCCGCTGGACAAGACCGCCGCCGTGTTGAACATCGAGATGTTCAGCCCCGATGGCCCCACCCGTGACATCGCGTCCTGGGGCAAGGGCCGGGTGTCGCTGGAAGGCGACCTGGAGCGCGTGGCCAAGGCCCGCGGCCGCAGCTATTCGCCGGACCCGAACCTGGAGGCCGGCTTCTTCTACCGTGCCGACCACTTCGCCTTCGCCCGCCTGGGCGTGCCGGCGATCACCATCGGCCCGGGGTTGGACATGACCGACGGCGGCGTGGAGAAGGGCCGTGAACTGCGCGATGCCTACTTCGCCGCGTGCTACCACCAGGCCTGCGACGCGTGGACCCCCACCTGGGATGCCAGTGGCCATGCCGCCGATACCCTGCTGGTGTACGACCTGGGCGCCGAGCTGGCCAACAGCCGCCGCTGGCCGCACTGGGAAGAAGGGTCGGAGTTCCGCAAGGTACGCGAGCAGAGCGAAGCCTCGCGCCGCTGA
- a CDS encoding MBL fold metallo-hydrolase, producing the protein MSFDPSIHTIDTGFMQRGSFDAAYLVVENGRAAFIDCGTGLAVPAMLAALQRAGLAVDAVDWLILTHVHLDHAGGAGLLMQQLPHARLVVHPRGAPHMVDPTRLIAGATEVYGQTQIEHSYGPILPVSPDRVVIADDGHRVDLAGRSLLCIDTPGHARHHLCVWDARSRAWFTGDTFGLSYRELDSDRGAFIVPTSSPVQFDPEPLKQSIARLLAVAPQAMFLTHYGRVEDVARLAADLVEQIDAMVHIGHQCDARPDRHRCLVAALTALYLERAQAHGCRLDDAAVTQVLAMDIELNAQGLACWLDRDRR; encoded by the coding sequence ATGTCGTTCGACCCCAGCATCCACACCATTGATACCGGCTTCATGCAACGCGGCAGCTTCGACGCGGCCTACCTGGTCGTGGAGAACGGTCGCGCCGCCTTCATCGACTGCGGCACCGGCCTGGCCGTGCCGGCGATGCTGGCCGCGCTGCAACGCGCCGGGCTGGCCGTGGACGCGGTGGACTGGCTGATCCTCACCCACGTGCACCTGGACCACGCCGGCGGTGCCGGGCTGCTGATGCAGCAACTGCCGCACGCCCGGCTGGTGGTGCATCCGCGCGGTGCGCCGCACATGGTCGATCCAACCCGGCTGATCGCCGGGGCGACCGAGGTGTATGGGCAGACGCAGATCGAGCACAGCTACGGCCCGATCCTGCCGGTCAGCCCCGACCGCGTGGTCATCGCCGACGACGGCCATCGGGTGGATCTGGCCGGGCGCAGTCTGCTCTGCATCGACACCCCCGGGCATGCGCGCCACCACCTGTGCGTGTGGGACGCGCGCAGCCGCGCATGGTTCACCGGCGACACCTTCGGGCTGTCCTACCGCGAGCTGGACAGCGACCGCGGCGCGTTCATCGTGCCCACCTCCTCGCCGGTGCAGTTCGATCCGGAACCGCTGAAGCAGTCGATTGCGCGCCTGCTGGCGGTTGCGCCGCAGGCGATGTTCCTCACCCACTACGGCCGCGTCGAGGACGTGGCCAGACTGGCCGCCGACCTGGTCGAGCAGATCGATGCCATGGTCCACATCGGGCACCAGTGCGACGCGCGCCCCGACCGCCACCGCTGCCTGGTGGCGGCGTTGACCGCGCTGTACCTGGAGCGCGCGCAGGCGCACGGGTGCCGGCTTGACGACGCGGCGGTGACGCAGGTGCTGGCGATGGACATCGAGCTCAATGCGCAGGGCCTGGCCTGCTGGCTGGACCGCGACCGCCGGTAG